The Impatiens glandulifera chromosome 3, dImpGla2.1, whole genome shotgun sequence genome contains a region encoding:
- the LOC124929974 gene encoding exocyst complex component EXO70I-like has translation MENLIKAITLLRSSHESSIMLNSAIHQTDSKLKAIQQRLPSIEAGITTVARSFSLLPIKQQLEFAIGPASSVVRVYEMVCDLERTLDDRNPHQNLFDFVSLIKQLEDALRFLTSNSKLVLHGLEDILHFLENRKTDDDDDDDDGSYRYIGDVKKSLRILIHLQEIEKLSRLDGGVLFRSLNRLEEEFEILLRMNEFPIQEFVIEKLHFMIERMSANDLLEDCKSIYVKVRSSKMKSAMDALNLDYLETLLSEFDSVHTVEDKVDRWNKDLEFAINHIFEVEYRVCINVFQKEGDDEFFMDCIAVIFLSSGRIQSFLKFAYGLTKGKKDAIKLLKLLEVFATLYNLRSNFNLLFVGKRCIEIRNQTRDLVKNVVDAACKIFWELSIQVELQRKSPPPPDGSIPKLLTFVTDYCNELLEDSYRVTMIQILEINYGWNRQTNFDGRIFYDEIRKVVSVLEENMEVWAGCYEERSMSDLFAMKVHDHLLENCRGTKLGDLMGEAWLRRHEEAASRHSARFLSESWGKLASNLIEPSGDEKKQLSLRAKIVVLQEAVG, from the coding sequence ATGGAAAATCTTATCAAAGCCATAACTCTTCTCCGTAGCAGCCATGAAAGTTCTATAATGTTGAATTCTGCAATTCATCAAACAGATTCAAAACTGAAAGCGATTCAACAAAGATTGCCGTCAATTGAAGCCGGAATCACAACCGTCGCTCGATCATTCTCTCTTCTTCCGATCAAGCAGCAGCTCGAATTCGCCATCGGACCTGCATCTTCCGTGGTAAGAGTCTATGAAATGGTGTGCGATCTAGAACGAACACTCGACGATCGTAATCCACATCAAAACCTATTTGATTTCGTCTCTCTTATCAAACAGTTAGAAGATGCTCTGAGATTTCTGACTAGTAATTCGAAACTAGTTCTTCATGGACTTGAAGATATCCTTCATTTCCTGGAGAATAGAAAAAcagacgatgatgatgacgatgatgatggAAGTTATCGGTATATTGGAGATGTAAAGAAAAGTTTGAGAATACTTATTCATTTGCAGGAAATTGAAAAACTGTCTCGTCTCGATGGAGGTGTTCTATTCAGATCGCTAAACAGATTGGAAGAAGAGTTCGAAATTCTGTTACGGATGAACGAATTTCCGATTCAGGAATTTGTGATCGAGAAGCTGCATTTCATGATCGAGAGGATGTCTGCAAACGATCTCTTAGAAGATTGTAAATCTATTTACGTCAAGGTTCGAAGTTCAAAGATGAAATCAGCAATGGACGCTCTGAATCTGGATTATCTAGAAACTTTGTTATCTGAATTCGACAGTGTTCATACAGTGGAAGACAAAGTTGATCGATGGAACAAGGATTTGGAATTCGCAATCAATCATATATTCGAGGTCGAGTACAGAGTCTGCATTAATGTATTCCAGAAAGAAGGCGATGATGAATTTTTTATGGACTGCATTGCGGTTATCTTTCTCAGTTCAGGAAGAATacaatcatttctcaaattcGCCTACGGATTAACGAAGGGAAAGAAGGACGCGATCAAGTTACTGAAATTACTCGAAGTTTTCGCTACTCTGTACAATTTAAGATCAAACTTCAACCTATTGTTCGTAGGGAAACGTTGCATtgaaattcgaaaccaaactagGGATTTAGTCAAGAACGTGGTGGATGCTGCTTGTAAAATCTTCTGGGAGCTTTCAATACAAGTGGAGTTACAGAGGaaatctcctcctcctcctgatGGCAGCATTCCGAAGTTGTTAACATTTGTAACAGATTACTGTAACGAACTACTGGAAGACAGTTATCGAGTGACCATGATTCAAATTCTCGAGATAAATTATGGATGGAACCGGCAAACTAATTTCGACGGGAGGATCTTCTACGACGAGATTCGTAAGGTGGTAAGTGTTCTAGAGGAGAATATGGAAGTATGGGCGGGGTGTTACGAAGAAAGGAGCATGTCAGATCTTTTCGCGATGAAAGTGCACGATCATCTTCTTGAGAATTGTCGTGGCACGAAGCTAGGCGATCTAATGGGTGAGGCGTGGCTTAGAAGGCACGAAGAAGCTGCGTCGCGCCATTCGGCTCGTTTTCTGAGCGAGAGCTGGGGAAAATTGGCGTCCAATTTGATCGAGCCGAGTGGAGACGAGAAGAAACAGTTGAGCTTGAGGGCAAAGATAGTAGTATTGCAGGAGGCAGTTGGTTGA